The following proteins are co-located in the Massilia litorea genome:
- a CDS encoding penicillin acylase family protein: MILSRLVSSTFALTLAGAALPAWAVQDAPIGVAAKTAPNAAELARWQKTAGRVTIMRDKWGIPHVFGKRDADAVFGMVYAQAEDDFNRVELNYINAMGRLAEVEGEKEVWRDLRMKLYIRPDDMRAKYAASPAWLKDLMIAWADGLNFYLHTHPEVKPKLLSRFEPWMALSFSEGSIGGDIEEIDLKELEAFYGKALQPTLADNRNLLDAEPRGSNGFAIAPKLSASGHPLLLINPHTSFYFRPEIHMVSEQGLNAYGAVTWGQFFIYQGFNERAGWMHTSGGGDVIDEYLETVVERKGKYFYKYGGQERALRAVPLTLPFRKPDGSMGSRSITAYFSHHGPIVRGQDGKWVAVRMMDEPVKALTQSYSRTKAKNYAAFYKAMELRTNSSNNTVYADADGNIAYFHGNFIPKRDPRFDWSKPVDGSNPATEWQGLHEIRDTITLFNPASGYISNTNNWPFSSSGANSPKLQDYPAYMWSLPENARGRHAERVLKDAKNLTLDSLIATAYDPYLTAFEPLVPQLAKDFDALPAGDARKTALAEQVASLRGWDLRWAANSVPTALAVYWGQEMVTANAPRAKAANIPTVDFITTRLTADERLEALGRASEKLTKDFGTWKTPWGEINRFQRISGDVQQEYDDSKPSWPVAFTSANWGSLASFGMVAKQKTKRIYGDRGNSFVAVVEFGPKLKAKSILAGGQSGNPASKHFADQAEMYSRGEFKDVLFYKEDIQKQLERSYRPGQ; encoded by the coding sequence ATGATCCTGTCCCGCCTCGTTTCCTCGACCTTCGCCCTGACCCTTGCCGGAGCGGCACTGCCGGCCTGGGCCGTGCAGGATGCGCCGATCGGTGTCGCCGCCAAAACGGCGCCGAATGCCGCGGAACTGGCGCGCTGGCAAAAGACGGCAGGGCGGGTCACGATCATGCGCGACAAATGGGGCATTCCCCACGTCTTCGGCAAGCGCGACGCCGATGCCGTGTTCGGCATGGTCTATGCCCAGGCCGAGGACGACTTCAACCGCGTCGAACTGAACTACATCAACGCGATGGGGCGCCTGGCCGAAGTCGAGGGCGAGAAGGAAGTCTGGCGCGACCTGCGCATGAAGCTCTACATCCGGCCGGACGACATGCGGGCGAAGTACGCGGCCAGCCCGGCCTGGCTCAAGGACTTGATGATTGCCTGGGCCGACGGCCTGAATTTTTACCTGCACACGCATCCGGAAGTCAAACCGAAGCTCCTGAGCCGCTTCGAGCCGTGGATGGCGCTCTCCTTCAGCGAAGGCAGCATCGGCGGCGACATCGAGGAAATCGACCTGAAGGAGCTGGAAGCCTTCTACGGCAAGGCCTTACAGCCGACCCTCGCCGACAACCGGAATCTGCTGGACGCCGAGCCGCGCGGCTCGAACGGCTTCGCGATCGCTCCCAAACTGTCCGCCTCGGGCCATCCGCTGCTGCTGATTAATCCGCATACCTCCTTCTACTTCCGCCCCGAGATCCACATGGTGAGCGAGCAGGGCCTGAACGCCTACGGCGCCGTGACCTGGGGCCAGTTCTTCATCTACCAGGGTTTCAATGAGCGCGCCGGCTGGATGCACACCTCGGGCGGCGGCGACGTGATCGACGAATACCTGGAAACGGTGGTCGAGCGCAAAGGCAAGTATTTCTACAAATACGGCGGGCAGGAGCGGGCCCTGCGCGCCGTCCCGCTGACGCTGCCTTTCAGGAAGCCGGACGGCAGCATGGGCAGCCGCAGCATCACCGCTTATTTCAGCCACCACGGCCCGATCGTGCGCGGCCAGGACGGCAAGTGGGTGGCAGTCAGGATGATGGACGAGCCTGTGAAGGCGCTGACCCAGTCGTATTCGCGCACCAAGGCGAAGAATTACGCCGCCTTCTACAAGGCAATGGAGCTGCGCACGAATTCCTCGAACAACACCGTGTATGCGGACGCCGACGGAAATATCGCCTACTTCCACGGCAATTTCATTCCGAAACGCGACCCGCGGTTCGACTGGTCGAAGCCGGTCGACGGCAGCAACCCGGCTACCGAATGGCAGGGGCTGCACGAAATCCGCGACACCATCACGCTGTTCAACCCGGCGAGCGGCTATATCTCGAACACCAACAACTGGCCCTTCAGCTCCTCGGGCGCGAACAGCCCGAAACTGCAGGACTATCCGGCCTACATGTGGTCGCTGCCCGAGAACGCGCGCGGCCGCCACGCCGAACGGGTGCTGAAGGATGCGAAGAACCTGACCCTCGACAGCCTGATCGCCACCGCCTACGATCCCTACCTGACGGCCTTCGAGCCGCTGGTGCCGCAGCTGGCGAAAGACTTCGACGCCTTGCCGGCCGGCGACGCGCGCAAGACGGCGCTTGCCGAGCAGGTCGCCAGCCTGCGCGGCTGGGACCTGCGCTGGGCCGCCAATTCGGTGCCGACGGCACTGGCGGTTTACTGGGGCCAGGAAATGGTGACGGCGAACGCGCCGCGGGCAAAGGCAGCGAATATCCCGACCGTCGACTTCATCACGACCAGGTTGACCGCGGACGAGCGCCTCGAAGCACTGGGCCGCGCCAGCGAAAAACTGACGAAGGACTTCGGCACCTGGAAAACCCCGTGGGGCGAGATCAACCGCTTCCAGCGCATCAGCGGCGATGTGCAGCAGGAATACGACGACAGCAAGCCGAGCTGGCCAGTGGCCTTCACCTCGGCCAACTGGGGCTCGCTCGCTTCCTTCGGCATGGTGGCGAAACAGAAGACCAAACGCATCTACGGCGACCGCGGCAACAGCTTTGTCGCCGTCGTCGAGTTCGGTCCAAAGCTCAAGGCGAAGAGCATCCTGGCCGGCGGCCAGAGCGGCAATCCGGCCTCGAAACACTTCGCCGACCAGGCCGAGATGTACAGCCGCGGCGAGTTCAAGGACGTGCTGTTCTACAAGGAAGACATCCAGAAACAGCTCGAGCGCAGCTATCGGCCGGGGCAATAA